A stretch of Candidatus Vicinibacter affinis DNA encodes these proteins:
- a CDS encoding glycosyltransferase family 4 protein translates to MRRPIDVIFLGPYPPPVNGQSVAFKFAHDQYNGTKKLCDQNLEQLPFYKKIFFALKLIFTYIFLSTSRKYSVLYLAGSRSVGGALKDVFSILFFHFTGSRIVLHIHAAFFNHFISSLPFYLKPLFTLAYHRVDRFIVLHESMKGEYNGFLPEAQVSVLHNFYDPILDELEIKDKPNSEVIKIGYFSNLIYSKGIFILLEAFRELKKEYEHIELHIAGQYYSDQFMNERTVRERLNTFIKDPKDGIFYHGPLYGMQKKDFLKALDIFVLPSFYASEAMPISIIEAMRSGCVIIATEHHYLPFLVGPDQGACAKVRSVVSLKENLTKYIEQRDLRDQVKRANIEFAKKNYSPENFASGINTILELELKEFNV, encoded by the coding sequence ATGAGAAGACCCATTGATGTTATTTTTTTGGGACCTTATCCCCCGCCGGTGAATGGGCAATCTGTGGCATTTAAATTTGCACATGATCAATACAATGGTACAAAAAAATTGTGCGACCAAAATCTAGAACAATTACCATTTTACAAGAAAATATTTTTTGCACTAAAATTGATATTTACATACATTTTCCTTTCAACCAGTAGAAAATATTCTGTATTGTATTTAGCTGGATCCAGGTCTGTAGGGGGAGCGCTGAAAGATGTTTTCTCCATTTTGTTTTTTCATTTTACCGGCAGCCGCATTGTTTTGCATATCCATGCTGCATTTTTCAATCACTTTATAAGTTCATTGCCATTTTATTTAAAGCCACTTTTTACTTTAGCTTATCACAGGGTCGATCGTTTTATTGTTTTGCATGAATCTATGAAAGGAGAGTATAATGGTTTTCTACCAGAAGCTCAGGTGAGCGTACTTCATAATTTTTATGATCCCATTCTGGATGAACTAGAGATAAAAGACAAGCCAAACAGTGAAGTAATCAAGATTGGTTATTTTTCTAATTTAATATATAGTAAAGGAATTTTTATTTTGCTGGAAGCTTTCAGAGAATTGAAAAAGGAGTATGAACATATTGAGCTTCATATTGCAGGACAATATTATTCAGATCAATTTATGAACGAACGTACAGTCAGGGAAAGATTGAATACTTTTATTAAGGATCCAAAAGACGGGATTTTCTACCATGGTCCTCTTTATGGAATGCAGAAAAAAGATTTTCTGAAGGCTCTAGATATATTTGTTCTGCCGAGCTTTTATGCTTCGGAGGCCATGCCCATATCAATAATAGAAGCGATGCGCAGCGGTTGTGTTATAATTGCGACTGAACACCATTATTTGCCATTTTTAGTAGGACCTGATCAAGGTGCTTGTGCCAAAGTGAGGTCAGTTGTGTCATTGAAAGAAAATTTGACGAAGTATATTGAGCAAAGGGATTTACGTGACCAGGTGAAGCGTGCAAATATTGAATTTGCAAAGAAGAATTATTCACCTGAAAATTTTGCATCAGGAATTAATACTATTTTGGAATTGGAGCTTAAGGAATTCAATGTTTAA